The following coding sequences lie in one Kamptonema formosum PCC 6407 genomic window:
- a CDS encoding YggS family pyridoxal phosphate-dependent enzyme, which yields MTNIADRIANIRQQLPPSVRLIAVSKQVSVDAMRSAYAAGVRDFGESRIQEAADKQAQMQDLPDITWHLIGHLQANKAAKAVQQFQWIHSVDSLKLAQRLDRLAEELAYQPQACLQVKILPDRDKYGWSIPELLADLPEINQCRSLRIKGLMTIPPLGLDEAQTISLFNTARELAEKIRQQNWSHIEMQQLSMGMSGDYHLAIQAGATMVRVGRTLFGERGTSAIADPNKNG from the coding sequence ATGACCAACATTGCCGATCGCATTGCTAACATACGCCAACAGTTACCTCCGAGCGTGCGGTTAATCGCCGTCAGCAAGCAGGTATCTGTTGACGCTATGCGCTCTGCTTATGCCGCAGGAGTGCGGGATTTTGGCGAGAGTCGGATTCAGGAAGCAGCAGACAAACAAGCTCAAATGCAAGATTTGCCTGATATTACCTGGCATCTGATCGGCCACCTCCAAGCCAATAAAGCTGCTAAAGCTGTGCAACAATTCCAGTGGATTCATTCCGTAGACAGCTTAAAACTAGCTCAGCGTTTGGATCGCCTAGCTGAAGAACTTGCCTACCAGCCTCAAGCTTGTCTGCAAGTAAAAATTTTGCCCGATCGCGATAAATACGGCTGGAGTATCCCCGAATTACTTGCCGATTTGCCAGAGATCAATCAGTGTCGAAGCCTGAGAATTAAAGGATTGATGACAATTCCTCCTTTAGGATTAGATGAGGCGCAAACCATCAGTCTTTTTAACACTGCTCGCGAATTAGCGGAGAAAATTAGACAGCAAAATTGGTCGCACATTGAAATGCAGCAACTCTCAATGGGGATGTCTGGAGATTATCATTTAGCCATTCAAGCAGGTGCTACGATGGTACGGGTTGGACGAACCTTGTTTGGTGAAAGGGGGACATCAGCGATCGCAGATCCAAATAAAAACGGTTGA
- the proC gene encoding pyrroline-5-carboxylate reductase, translating to MTIIKFGMIGGGVMGEALLSRLIAREIYQSKEVLVSEPQPQRRNFLVEKYGVKVTGNNQEVAVATEVLFLAIKPQVFEQVAAELTNGETVGTKGEQPMIVSILAGVPLSKLEAAFPGYPVLRVMPNTPATVGAGMSAIAPGKYIQSHHLELATGIFQAVGEVVEVPESMMDAVTGLSGSGPGYVAILIEALTDGGVYAGLPRAIAAKLALQTVLGTAKLLAETGMHPAELKDRVTSPGGTTIAGIAKLETAGFRSALIEAVKAAALRSQELGQ from the coding sequence ATGACAATTATAAAATTTGGTATGATTGGCGGCGGGGTAATGGGAGAAGCTCTCTTATCTCGCTTAATTGCACGAGAAATTTATCAATCAAAAGAAGTTTTAGTGAGCGAACCCCAGCCGCAACGCCGCAATTTTTTGGTTGAGAAATACGGCGTGAAAGTGACAGGAAATAATCAAGAGGTTGCGGTTGCAACTGAAGTGCTATTTTTGGCGATTAAACCCCAAGTATTTGAGCAAGTGGCGGCGGAGTTGACCAATGGTGAAACTGTTGGTACTAAGGGGGAACAGCCAATGATAGTGTCAATTTTGGCTGGCGTACCTTTGAGTAAGTTAGAAGCAGCTTTTCCGGGCTATCCGGTGTTGCGGGTGATGCCAAATACGCCCGCGACTGTGGGGGCGGGAATGAGTGCGATCGCACCTGGAAAATACATTCAATCGCATCATTTGGAGCTAGCTACAGGCATTTTTCAGGCGGTAGGGGAAGTGGTAGAAGTGCCAGAGAGCATGATGGATGCAGTGACGGGGCTTTCGGGTTCCGGCCCTGGATATGTAGCAATTTTGATAGAAGCCTTGACAGATGGCGGAGTTTATGCTGGTTTGCCGAGAGCGATCGCGGCTAAATTAGCACTGCAAACAGTATTAGGAACTGCGAAATTGTTAGCAGAAACGGGTATGCACCCCGCAGAATTGAAAGATAGAGTAACGAGTCCCGGTGGTACAACAATTGCAGGAATTGCTAAATTAGAAACAGCAGGTTTTCGCTCGGCTTTGATAGAAGCAGTGAAAGCGGCTGCTCTGCGTTCTCAAGAATTAGGTCAATAG
- a CDS encoding energy-coupling factor transporter transmembrane component T family protein: MDLLRSLPLGLYLEQPVTWLHHLDSRVKLAWLMTFLIAPVLANPFWRLMLVGLLIVVTIAASIPLRVWKQQMGFLLTFSFFVFALSAIAPDGLPTNHQPRLPADELTFAQQPAILSPAPSKPWYNPFGFGSKPTPQASPVAPTLTSLPQPTDYTYILFNSGPIKISRRSLELGIRISTLFFTIVYSTNLYLLTTASEEITAALENLMQPLRRLRLPVTEIALTLTLSLRFLPLVLEEIQNLVRSVSTRAINWKKLGFRRAAQVWLMVAERLLENLLLRATQIASAMKVRGFTSPDKHRVEWHQLRFKLRDWLALGFLGLLWGARLLWGWQT, encoded by the coding sequence ATGGATTTACTGCGATCGCTACCTTTAGGACTCTACTTAGAACAGCCCGTAACCTGGCTGCATCATCTAGACTCCAGGGTAAAATTAGCTTGGTTAATGACATTCCTAATTGCACCCGTTCTAGCTAATCCCTTTTGGCGTTTGATGCTAGTAGGATTGCTAATCGTGGTGACAATCGCAGCCTCAATTCCCCTGCGGGTGTGGAAACAGCAAATGGGGTTTCTGTTGACATTCAGCTTCTTTGTATTTGCACTAAGCGCGATCGCCCCCGACGGACTCCCTACCAATCATCAACCCCGTCTCCCCGCCGACGAACTCACCTTTGCTCAACAGCCAGCAATCCTCTCTCCAGCGCCATCAAAACCCTGGTATAATCCCTTTGGTTTTGGCTCTAAACCCACTCCCCAAGCCTCACCCGTAGCGCCTACCTTAACATCGTTACCACAGCCCACAGACTACACTTATATCCTGTTCAACTCAGGGCCGATCAAAATTAGCAGGCGTTCTCTAGAATTAGGAATTCGGATCAGCACCCTATTTTTTACCATAGTTTACAGCACCAACCTATATCTTTTAACCACCGCCAGCGAAGAAATCACCGCCGCGCTCGAAAACTTAATGCAACCCTTACGACGGTTGCGGTTGCCCGTCACCGAAATCGCCCTAACATTAACTTTATCCTTGCGATTTCTGCCCCTAGTTCTAGAAGAAATACAAAACTTAGTGCGATCGGTGAGCACCAGAGCGATTAACTGGAAAAAACTTGGTTTTCGCCGCGCGGCCCAAGTTTGGTTAATGGTAGCTGAAAGACTCCTAGAAAACTTACTGCTACGAGCCACCCAAATCGCCAGCGCCATGAAAGTACGCGGCTTCACCAGTCCCGACAAACATCGTGTAGAGTGGCATCAGTTGCGCTTCAAACTTCGCGACTGGTTAGCTCTTGGCTTTCTGGGCCTCCTCTGGGGCGCTCGCCTGTTGTGGGGTTGGCAAACTTGA
- the rimM gene encoding ribosome maturation factor RimM (Essential for efficient processing of 16S rRNA) gives MSDWVEIGTIVAPQGLNGEVRVYPNSDFPERFLEPGQRWMQRPGKAEPEPIEFLGGRYIPGKGIYAVQLAGVENIDEAEALRGCQLFVSASDRPHLEEGEFYVRDLIGLQVFYQQTGEMLGTVVDIIPAGNDILEVELQQKPEPANILEEESATGQVATHPSQRRSKKQKERPLKSKSKTVLIPFVQEIVPIVEIGQRRIEITPPPGLLE, from the coding sequence ATGTCTGACTGGGTAGAAATCGGTACAATTGTCGCACCTCAAGGTTTAAATGGCGAAGTGCGGGTATATCCCAACTCCGACTTCCCAGAACGTTTCTTGGAACCGGGACAGCGTTGGATGCAGCGCCCTGGCAAAGCAGAGCCCGAACCGATTGAGTTTTTGGGAGGGCGCTATATTCCGGGGAAAGGAATTTATGCGGTGCAGTTAGCAGGGGTGGAGAATATAGACGAGGCAGAAGCGCTGCGGGGTTGCCAACTGTTCGTTTCTGCAAGCGATCGCCCTCATTTGGAGGAAGGTGAATTTTATGTGCGCGATTTGATCGGGTTGCAAGTATTCTACCAACAGACGGGTGAAATGTTAGGCACTGTGGTGGATATAATTCCAGCCGGTAATGACATCTTAGAAGTAGAATTGCAGCAGAAGCCTGAACCCGCAAACATTTTAGAGGAAGAGTCTGCCACTGGACAAGTAGCGACCCACCCCAGTCAACGCCGCAGCAAAAAACAAAAGGAACGCCCTCTCAAGTCAAAATCAAAAACAGTTTTAATTCCCTTTGTCCAAGAGATCGTCCCCATTGTTGAGATCGGGCAGCGCCGGATTGAAATTACGCCTCCACCTGGTTTACTTGAGTAA
- the thiL gene encoding thiamine-phosphate kinase — translation MKIKDIGEQGLLAILQKFCPPEIIGDDGAIIPTHPDKSLVITTDMLVDGVHFSDRTTTPQDAGWRAVAANLSDLAAMGASPLAIAVALSLTPDTPVTWVEQLYQGMTACLQQYNTPIVGGDIVRSPLIALAITAFGEVDSACAIRRSSAQPGNLIVATGPHGASRAGLELLLNPQLETSLTPPERSSLILAHQRPKPRLDVLPILWEIIDSKLLQWGSESKIQIAGMDSSDGLADAIIQICQASNVGAKIERNQISIPTTISRLVSPEKALNWGLYGGEDFELILCLPPEIAQKLVEKLGVGAAIVGNITKNPDILLVDSNGIYPEEELSLTKGFQHF, via the coding sequence ATGAAAATTAAAGACATCGGAGAACAAGGCTTATTAGCAATTCTACAAAAATTCTGTCCCCCAGAAATTATTGGAGATGATGGCGCAATCATCCCTACCCATCCCGATAAATCTCTGGTGATTACCACTGATATGCTCGTTGATGGGGTGCATTTTAGCGATCGCACCACAACACCCCAAGACGCAGGATGGCGTGCCGTTGCTGCTAATTTATCCGATCTGGCGGCGATGGGAGCATCACCCTTAGCGATCGCTGTGGCACTTAGCCTCACGCCTGACACTCCCGTTACTTGGGTAGAGCAACTCTACCAAGGGATGACAGCTTGTTTGCAACAATATAATACCCCGATCGTTGGCGGCGATATTGTGCGATCGCCCCTAATTGCTCTAGCTATTACTGCCTTCGGAGAAGTTGACTCCGCCTGCGCCATCCGCCGCAGTAGCGCCCAACCAGGCAATCTCATCGTCGCCACTGGCCCTCACGGAGCCTCACGAGCTGGCCTAGAATTGCTCCTTAACCCCCAATTAGAGACATCCCTTACTCCCCCCGAACGATCGTCGCTGATACTCGCTCACCAGCGTCCCAAACCCCGATTAGATGTGCTACCGATCCTCTGGGAAATTATAGATTCTAAACTCTTACAATGGGGGTCAGAATCGAAAATTCAAATCGCAGGAATGGATAGCAGCGATGGTTTAGCAGATGCCATTATTCAAATTTGTCAGGCTAGCAATGTTGGAGCAAAAATTGAGCGCAATCAAATCTCTATTCCTACAACTATTAGCCGTTTAGTATCCCCAGAAAAAGCACTGAATTGGGGATTATATGGCGGCGAAGACTTCGAGCTAATTCTATGTCTTCCCCCGGAAATTGCTCAAAAGTTAGTAGAAAAATTAGGAGTTGGAGCAGCTATAGTAGGAAACATTACCAAAAATCCTGACATTTTGTTAGTAGATAGTAACGGCATCTATCCAGAAGAAGAGTTAAGCCTAACTAAAGGATTTCAACACTTCTAA
- a CDS encoding Hsp20/alpha crystallin family protein, whose translation MSLIRFEPFREIDTLQREMNRLFDTFTPPVERGSNGVAFMPAAELHETPEAIHLKLEIPGLEAKDLDVQVTAEAVAVSGERRSETKTEDKGITRSEFRYGSFRRVIPLPARIQNDKVEAKYKDGILNLNLPKAEAEKNRVVKVSLDSVD comes from the coding sequence ATGTCTCTTATTCGTTTTGAACCATTCCGGGAAATTGATACTTTGCAGCGAGAAATGAATCGCTTGTTTGATACCTTTACGCCGCCAGTAGAGAGGGGTTCTAATGGTGTTGCGTTTATGCCTGCCGCTGAGCTGCATGAAACTCCAGAAGCTATTCACTTAAAACTAGAAATTCCTGGTTTAGAGGCTAAGGATTTGGACGTGCAAGTGACGGCGGAAGCTGTTGCTGTTAGCGGGGAACGCCGCTCTGAAACTAAGACGGAAGATAAAGGTATTACTCGTTCTGAGTTCCGTTACGGTTCTTTCCGCCGCGTGATCCCTCTACCTGCACGCATTCAAAATGACAAGGTGGAAGCTAAGTACAAAGATGGAATTTTGAATCTGAATCTACCTAAAGCTGAAGCTGAAAAGAACCGAGTTGTTAAGGTGTCGCTTGATTCGGTTGATTAA
- a CDS encoding tetratricopeptide repeat protein gives MKIRNLVAIAKAIAWVSIFTELSAIAIATILLSQSATAAPSATSRGLLAQQQDLQEMQLKEEIRDRVSEEVDTAFRRTASMLNVFLIVLTFFPTAAAVGVWILLGKLAQQTALAQQEIASLRDDTISQLKTVLTEAQTVLDELNQQEKWGEEDTDILFADPEIQEFTPVKYGDRKQLMSGSDYAKQGDAYFFENRYEEAVDAYNQALQIQPDLADTWNNRGVVLTRMQRYQEAIDSYEQATKLRPNYPDAWNNRGVVLLEMQQLSEAIACYEQAIQAKADYADAWNNRGVALSKMQKYEDAVISYNQALVIKNDYTDAWNNRGVALTKLQKYDAAIDSYDNATKIRPDFYRIWYNKARCYALQGEIELALENLKRAFNLNQNMCKQLAVNEIDFESLRQNDIFKELIGNG, from the coding sequence ATGAAAATCCGAAATCTGGTAGCGATCGCGAAGGCAATTGCTTGGGTCAGCATCTTTACAGAACTTAGCGCGATCGCGATCGCCACTATTTTACTCTCTCAAAGTGCCACTGCTGCTCCCTCTGCGACTTCTAGGGGGCTATTAGCTCAACAGCAGGATTTACAAGAGATGCAGCTAAAAGAGGAGATTCGCGATCGCGTCTCCGAAGAAGTTGACACCGCTTTTCGCCGCACAGCATCCATGCTGAATGTGTTTTTAATTGTACTTACTTTCTTCCCCACCGCCGCCGCCGTCGGCGTTTGGATATTGTTAGGGAAATTAGCCCAGCAAACAGCTCTTGCCCAACAAGAAATTGCTAGTCTTAGAGACGATACAATTTCTCAATTAAAAACAGTTCTGACTGAAGCTCAAACCGTCTTAGACGAACTTAACCAGCAAGAAAAATGGGGCGAAGAAGACACTGATATTTTGTTCGCCGACCCGGAAATTCAAGAATTTACCCCGGTAAAATATGGCGATCGCAAACAATTAATGAGCGGTAGCGACTACGCCAAACAGGGAGACGCTTATTTCTTTGAAAATCGCTATGAAGAGGCAGTTGACGCTTACAATCAAGCCCTACAAATTCAGCCAGACTTAGCAGATACTTGGAACAACCGAGGCGTAGTGCTGACAAGAATGCAGCGATATCAGGAAGCAATTGATTCCTACGAACAAGCTACAAAACTTCGCCCCAACTATCCTGACGCTTGGAATAATAGAGGAGTAGTATTATTAGAAATGCAGCAGCTTTCAGAAGCCATTGCCTGTTACGAACAAGCAATTCAAGCCAAAGCCGACTATGCCGATGCCTGGAATAATCGAGGAGTTGCACTTTCCAAAATGCAAAAGTATGAAGACGCTGTTATCTCTTACAATCAAGCATTAGTAATTAAAAATGATTATACAGACGCTTGGAACAATCGAGGCGTTGCCCTCACTAAGCTACAAAAATATGATGCGGCAATTGATTCTTATGATAATGCCACTAAAATTAGACCCGATTTTTATCGAATTTGGTACAATAAAGCTCGGTGTTATGCTCTTCAAGGTGAAATAGAATTAGCTCTAGAAAACTTGAAACGAGCATTTAATCTCAACCAAAATATGTGCAAGCAACTAGCAGTAAATGAAATAGACTTTGAATCTCTTAGGCAAAATGATATATTTAAAGAGTTAATTGGGAATGGGTAA
- a CDS encoding cell division protein SepF: MNIFSKLREFVGLNDPVEYDYEYDEMEGERYQNAYQPQEQPSAITAEEERRTNRRLRERPVVGSPSTDVVAPISGVGSVMNNVIGMPGAMNGISEVVVMEPRTFEEMPAAIRALKERKSVVLNLTVMDPDQAQRAVDFVAGGTYALDGHQERIGESIFLFTPSCVQVRTQSGVVHEVPSAQGRPRVAAPAAPTWQPEQAQAAL; this comes from the coding sequence GTGAACATTTTTTCTAAACTGCGAGAATTTGTGGGACTCAACGATCCTGTTGAGTACGATTATGAGTACGACGAAATGGAAGGAGAGCGTTATCAAAACGCCTACCAACCGCAAGAGCAACCTTCAGCGATTACAGCAGAGGAAGAACGCCGCACTAATCGCCGCTTGCGGGAACGGCCTGTAGTAGGATCGCCAAGTACGGATGTTGTCGCACCGATAAGTGGAGTTGGTTCAGTAATGAATAATGTGATTGGAATGCCTGGAGCAATGAACGGAATTTCGGAAGTGGTGGTCATGGAACCTCGCACTTTTGAAGAAATGCCGGCAGCAATTAGAGCTCTGAAAGAACGCAAGTCTGTAGTTTTGAATCTGACAGTGATGGACCCAGATCAAGCTCAGAGAGCTGTAGATTTTGTGGCTGGTGGAACTTACGCTCTAGATGGTCATCAAGAACGAATTGGCGAAAGTATTTTCTTGTTTACGCCGAGTTGCGTACAAGTGCGGACTCAATCGGGAGTGGTACATGAAGTGCCCTCAGCTCAAGGTCGTCCCCGTGTTGCAGCTCCCGCTGCTCCAACTTGGCAGCCAGAACAAGCACAAGCGGCACTTTAG
- the pipX gene encoding transcriptional coactivator PipX, with protein sequence MSIETYLNHPNFGLLFRVCQVEDSQELFTTLYAQRLFFLVTNGPTGLRFEPISRSDARLMVEIRLRTLRRSGKSQDYEQLQLIHQRTFQ encoded by the coding sequence ATGAGTATCGAAACTTACCTGAATCACCCAAATTTTGGCCTCCTCTTCAGGGTATGCCAGGTTGAAGACAGCCAGGAATTATTTACTACCCTATACGCCCAGCGCCTATTTTTCTTGGTAACAAACGGCCCAACCGGTCTGAGATTTGAACCAATCAGCCGCTCTGACGCTCGCCTCATGGTAGAAATTCGCTTGCGTACCCTCCGCCGCAGCGGAAAATCTCAGGATTACGAACAGTTACAGCTAATACATCAGCGTACATTTCAGTAA
- a CDS encoding PAS domain S-box protein, whose protein sequence is MANHPLETELTKRLTLLDAFFSSAAVGMCIFDDQMRFIDINETLAKIDGLPVAEHIGKTLNEIVPDLARILEPINRQVIETGIPVLNYELNGETPVQPGIKRHWTASFFPLSNNLGISVGIGTIVVEITEQKLAQAVQEELIESLHKSESKLKAAEKLAHVGNWEVDIATGAFTWSDELFRIFGLDPNQPLPNALEDCLSIHPDDLAYWKSHINGAIERGEAYAIDFRIVRPDGEIHYISDRGQPEIINGKVVRLFGTVMDITARKLAEVELQRANEELENRVAQRTVELSKTITSLSLANAQLQNEIASRQLAEKALQESLERFELVSQVSFDGIWDGRFVWDENGNSSEEVYYSPRLRELIGLKEQDLYNRTESYTSRIHPEDRERVANALNAHMGSGLPYQDIEYRILTKSGFYRWVSARGQSQWDSQGRVLRFIGSIRDITERRQAEAELQQTQKFLESVLNNLPVSVVVKEASDLRFVLWNPASKSLLGFGQEEVIGKNDYDFFPKEQADIFTLKDREVLTSGKVIDIPEEPIQTKHGEERMLHTKKTAILDADGSPAYLLAIAEDITDRKRAEAALQESEKRYQTLARLSPVGIFRTDVKGYFCYANEKYCEIVGITEAEALGMGWSRVLHPDDRDRILREWHQSTIQGIPFRSEYRFVRPDGTVTWVLGQSSPEIEAAGEVKGYVGTITDISDRIQVEEALQEFANRLELLNKIASQVRASLEIDTILETVVISIRDLLDVDICSFFWYKTDFEEPVWEAVKEANKFTDLSMMGIYPASTIVPLSEKLLKLEMICVDDAVEHSDIEMREALLSLGFYSFLSVPIRTPGGEIGALTCNQFSDPRPWSESEVELIKGVADNLAIAISQAELYKQSQVSAQIAQERALQLEEALKQLKRTQTQLIQSEKMSSLGQLVAGIAHEINNPVSFIYGNIDPAREYISDLLGLLDLYKAEYPEPTRAIISEMKAMDLEFIVEDLPKLLESIKVGAERIGEIVLSLRNFSRMDEAQIKDVDIHEGIDSTLRLLQNRLKAQPDHPEIAIVKEYGKLPLVECYAGQLNQVFMNLLSNAIDALEERDRRRCAEEVKANPSMIRIGSYVVNSERIAVVIADNGPGIRESVRARIFDPFFTTKPVGKGTGLGLAISYQIVVDKHLGSLRCDSVVGEGTEFVVEIPVKRS, encoded by the coding sequence ATGGCTAACCATCCCTTAGAAACAGAATTAACCAAGAGACTTACTCTGTTAGATGCCTTTTTCAGCTCCGCCGCAGTGGGAATGTGCATTTTTGACGACCAAATGCGATTTATAGATATTAATGAAACCCTCGCTAAAATAGATGGGCTACCAGTCGCCGAGCATATTGGTAAGACTCTAAATGAAATTGTGCCCGATCTCGCGCGAATTTTAGAGCCGATTAACAGGCAAGTGATCGAGACTGGTATTCCCGTCCTTAACTACGAACTAAACGGAGAAACTCCAGTTCAGCCAGGGATAAAAAGGCATTGGACAGCTTCCTTTTTTCCGCTTTCCAACAACTTAGGCATCAGCGTCGGCATAGGTACAATAGTAGTAGAAATCACCGAGCAAAAACTTGCTCAAGCCGTACAAGAAGAATTAATCGAGTCTTTACACAAAAGCGAATCTAAACTGAAAGCTGCGGAAAAATTAGCTCACGTTGGTAATTGGGAAGTCGATATTGCTACAGGTGCTTTTACTTGGTCAGATGAACTTTTCCGCATATTTGGACTAGACCCCAATCAACCGCTACCGAATGCTTTAGAAGACTGCCTTTCTATCCATCCCGACGATTTAGCCTACTGGAAAAGCCACATTAATGGTGCTATTGAGCGAGGGGAAGCTTATGCGATTGACTTTCGGATCGTCCGTCCCGATGGTGAAATTCACTATATTTCAGATCGCGGACAGCCAGAGATTATCAATGGCAAAGTCGTGCGCTTATTCGGTACTGTGATGGATATTACGGCTCGCAAACTAGCAGAAGTTGAACTGCAAAGAGCGAATGAGGAACTAGAGAATAGAGTTGCACAGCGCACTGTCGAATTGAGCAAAACAATAACCTCCTTAAGTTTAGCTAACGCGCAGTTGCAAAATGAGATTGCATCGCGTCAGTTGGCAGAGAAAGCACTACAAGAAAGTTTAGAGCGTTTTGAATTAGTTAGCCAAGTTTCTTTTGATGGAATTTGGGACGGCCGATTCGTTTGGGATGAGAACGGAAATTCGAGTGAAGAAGTTTACTATTCGCCGCGATTAAGGGAACTAATTGGCTTAAAAGAGCAAGATTTATATAACAGAACTGAGAGTTATACTTCCCGTATCCATCCAGAAGACCGCGAGCGAGTTGCTAATGCTCTTAATGCTCACATGGGTAGTGGACTTCCCTACCAAGATATCGAGTACCGAATTTTAACTAAGAGTGGATTTTATCGCTGGGTTAGTGCCAGAGGTCAGTCCCAGTGGGACTCACAAGGTAGAGTCTTACGATTTATCGGTTCAATTCGCGATATTACGGAGCGCAGACAAGCAGAAGCAGAACTACAACAAACTCAAAAATTTTTAGAGTCCGTGCTGAATAATTTGCCTGTTTCTGTGGTGGTTAAAGAAGCTTCTGATTTGCGGTTTGTGTTGTGGAATCCAGCGTCTAAAAGTCTGCTAGGATTTGGACAAGAAGAAGTAATTGGCAAAAATGACTATGACTTTTTCCCTAAAGAGCAAGCTGATATTTTTACGCTCAAAGATCGGGAAGTATTAACTAGCGGTAAAGTGATCGATATCCCTGAAGAGCCGATTCAGACTAAGCACGGCGAAGAAAGGATGTTACACACCAAGAAAACTGCGATTTTAGATGCTGATGGTTCCCCTGCTTATTTGTTAGCTATTGCTGAAGATATTACTGACCGCAAGCGAGCGGAAGCTGCTTTGCAAGAGAGTGAGAAAAGATATCAGACCTTAGCGAGATTGTCCCCTGTGGGGATATTTAGAACGGACGTTAAGGGATATTTTTGCTATGCTAATGAAAAATATTGCGAGATCGTCGGGATAACGGAAGCGGAAGCGCTAGGAATGGGTTGGTCAAGGGTATTGCATCCTGACGATCGTGATCGCATTCTCAGAGAATGGCATCAGTCTACAATCCAAGGGATACCGTTTCGCTCCGAGTATCGATTTGTGCGTCCTGACGGGACTGTAACTTGGGTTTTAGGCCAATCATCCCCGGAAATAGAAGCAGCGGGAGAGGTGAAAGGCTATGTAGGAACTATTACGGATATTAGCGATCGCATTCAAGTAGAAGAGGCCTTACAAGAATTTGCAAATCGCCTCGAACTTCTTAACAAAATTGCCAGTCAGGTTCGTGCTTCTCTAGAAATAGATACTATTTTAGAAACCGTTGTAATTAGTATTCGCGATCTCTTAGATGTTGATATTTGCAGCTTTTTTTGGTACAAAACAGACTTTGAGGAACCTGTCTGGGAAGCGGTGAAAGAAGCTAACAAGTTTACCGACCTTAGTATGATGGGGATTTATCCAGCTTCTACTATTGTTCCCCTCTCAGAAAAACTGTTAAAACTAGAAATGATTTGTGTTGATGATGCCGTCGAGCATAGCGATATAGAGATGCGCGAAGCATTATTATCACTAGGCTTTTATTCATTTTTATCTGTACCAATTCGGACTCCCGGAGGTGAAATTGGAGCATTAACCTGTAATCAGTTTAGCGATCCCCGACCTTGGAGCGAGAGCGAAGTAGAATTAATCAAAGGCGTAGCGGATAATTTGGCGATCGCAATTTCCCAAGCGGAACTTTATAAACAAAGTCAGGTTTCTGCTCAAATCGCTCAAGAAAGGGCCCTACAATTAGAGGAAGCTTTAAAACAACTTAAACGCACTCAAACTCAGCTAATTCAGTCCGAAAAAATGTCTTCTCTAGGTCAATTGGTGGCTGGAATCGCTCATGAAATTAATAATCCTGTGAGTTTTATTTACGGGAATATTGACCCTGCTAGGGAGTATATTTCTGATTTACTAGGTCTATTGGATCTTTATAAAGCGGAATATCCAGAACCGACTAGAGCCATAATTTCGGAAATGAAAGCTATGGATTTAGAGTTTATAGTAGAAGACTTGCCTAAACTTTTAGAGTCGATTAAGGTGGGAGCTGAGCGGATTGGAGAGATTGTGCTTTCTCTGCGTAATTTTTCACGGATGGATGAAGCTCAAATCAAAGATGTTGATATCCATGAAGGGATTGATAGCACGCTGAGATTGTTACAAAATCGGCTGAAGGCTCAACCAGATCATCCAGAGATTGCAATAGTTAAGGAGTATGGAAAGTTACCCCTAGTGGAGTGTTATGCGGGTCAGTTAAATCAAGTGTTTATGAACTTATTGAGTAATGCGATTGATGCTTTGGAGGAGCGAGACCGAAGGCGATGCGCTGAGGAAGTTAAGGCTAATCCTAGTATGATTAGGATTGGGAGTTATGTAGTTAATTCTGAGCGAATTGCAGTAGTTATTGCTGATAATGGCCCGGGAATACGGGAGTCGGTGCGAGCTCGGATTTTCGATCCGTTCTTTACAACTAAACCTGTGGGGAAAGGAACGGGGTTGGGATTAGCGATTAGTTATCAAATTGTAGTAGACAAACATTTGGGGAGTTTGCGGTGTGATTCTGTAGTGGGTGAGGGGACGGAGTTTGTGGTGGAGATTCCTGTGAAGAGAAGTTGA